The following nucleotide sequence is from Nitrosopumilus adriaticus.
CTTTGCATTCAAAGATTTTAACAGTGCTGATACAGCAATTGTCTTGAATACAAACGATCAACTAACTGTGAATTGGCAAATTTCAATGACTGGCACTACAGCAATAGACCAGACATAGTCAAACCAATTTTTTTTCTTTATTTTTTCTTTCTATAGCCATGGCTAAAGCTCTTGTCATATAGTTTAGAATATTCATAAGTCTCAGGATCAATTACATCACTAATAATCACAATTGCAGTTCTAGTAATTTTTTCATCTTTAACTTTTTTTGCAATATCTTGCAATGTTGCTTTAACAATTTTTTGATCTTTCCAGCTTGCTCTGTAAACTACAGCTACAGGAGTTGTCTTTTTGTAACCTCCTTCTATTGCTTCTTTAGCTAGTTTAGAAAGTAAATGTACACTAAGATAAAAGATCAATGTAGCTTTGTGTTTTGACAGTTCTGAAATTCTTTCACGCTTTGGAACTTTGGTTCTTGATTCTGCTCTTGTGACTATGATGGTCTGAGTTACTCCAGGAAGGGTTAGCTGAGTTCCAAGTGCAGCAGCTGAGGCTAAAAACGCAGTTACTCCAGGTACAACTGTAGACTTTATTCCTTTTTTCTCAAGATTATCAATCTGTTCTTTGATTGCACCATAAATTGATGGATCTCCATCATGTAGTCTTACAACAAGTTTGTCTTTTATTGCATTCTTGTATAATAAATCGAAAATTTCTTCTCTGACTAGTTTAGCAGCATCAAATAGTTTTCCCTTTTTGCAAAGTTTCAAGATTGGTTCAGGAATCAAAGAGCCAGAGTATACTACAACGTCTGCCTTTTGAATTAGTTTTTTGGCCTTTACAGTAATTAGTTCAGGATCCCCAGGGCCACAGCCTACAAAGAATACATCAGACACGTTTTACCACCAAAATTGAGAAATATTTTGTAGTTAGAGTATCATCATTTACTTCACCTAAAGTAAGTTTTCGAATAATTTCTTTGTCTGTTCCAAGATCTTGACCAATTGCAAAGATAGAATTATCTGGAAATCCAGATTCTTTGAGAACTTGGATTACTTGATCAAAATATCTTCCATCTTTTAGAAATATCATGGACTCAGAATTTTTTGCAATCTCTTTAACACTAGATAGATCATAGCATGATGGAATTATTGCAACCTTTTCTGCACCTTCTGCTACACTTACACCAACTTTTGCTGCAAATGTAAACATGGAGACAATTCCTGGAATTACGCTAATATCCATGTCAGGATAGTTTTCTTTGAGATCTTTGTGCATGTAAATCCATGTACTATACAAAAAAGGATCACCTACTGTAAGATATACAACATTTTTTCCTGACAAAACAGTTTCTGCCATTATTTTGGCATTTTTTTTCCATGTTTGTTCTAGAATGTCTTTGTCTTTGGTCATTGGGAAAATTAATTTTATAATTTCTTGATTTTTTGATTTATCAATTAATGATGAAACAACAGACAATGCAATACTTGGTCGGTCTTGATTAGAAGCAGGGCACATGATAATATCTGCATTATTTATTGCATTTACTGCCTTTACAGTAAGTAATTCTGGATCTCCAGGACCCACTCCAATTCCAATTAATCCAGGCATAAAAAATCTGACTTTGTTCCCAATTAAATATCTAGATTAGACTCTAGTAGCAGAAATTATAGTTACAGGATTTCTAGCAAGCATCATGGTACCAGTAGTAGTCTTTCTACTCTTTGAAATAGTAACTTGAGTAATATCTATTGATTTAAACTGTAACTTGTCTAAAATTTGCAATACAGAATAAAGTGTCTCAATTAGAATAATCCCAATTACAATTCTACCACCTGACTTTAGTTTATTCTCAGATAGTTCAACTATATCTCTAGTATCGCCACCTGTTCCTCCAATTATTATGACATCAGCTGGTTCAAGATCTTGTATCTTTTCTTTGGCATCACCAAATATTACTGAAATATTTGAAAGGCCAAACTTTTGTATGTTCTTTTTTGTTAGTTCTATTGCATTCTCATCATGATCAATAGCTAAGACTTTTCCTGATGATTCAACTTGAAGTCCAGCTTCAACGGAAATTGAACCACTTCCACAACCAATATCATAAACAGTTTGACCAGGTTTTAATCGAGCTTTACTAATTTGTATTGTTCTAACTTCTTCTTTTGTGATTGGAACCTTTTCTGTTCTCTCAAAGTTTTCATCAGGAATTCCAGGTGTTTTAAAATCCCACATATCTAATCGCTATTGTGTTTAAAGATTAATCCCACTAGAAACACTTCCAGAATGAACTAGGGTATATGTCACAATCCATGTAAACAAATACAAAAAGACATAGCTACCAATCGCCTGAGTAACAATTTTCTTTCTATCTGATGATGGCAGTTGCATTTTCATCCCTTTTGCAACTATAATTGTTCCAAAGAACACTATAATCATAAATGCAATTGATGCCCATCTTCTGTCTTCGCCTTCAATATCTTCAAAGATAAAAGTTGCAGCAGTTCCTGCAATTACTGCCAAGGCAACACGCATCCAAAATAATTTATTTAATTTTCTATCCTTTTCACTTTTCTCAGCTACACTTACTGGTGGATCAGTTGATGAATTATCTTCAACAGGCTCAGATTTTTCTGTTTCAGGAACATCAACTGGATTCTCTTTTACAGATTCTTTTTTAGAATCTTCAGGTCCAGTGGTAGGAGCAGATTTTTTCTTTTTGAATTTTGCCAAGGTAATTTTCTAGCGTGACTCGGGTAAACCATGTTTAATATCTTTGGTCAAAGATTGACCAAATCATAGCAAGGGTATAATTTTAGATATAAAATAGCATATTCATGACACTTTCTGGAATAGAACTTCGATATTTGGTTAATCAAATTTCAGAGCAAGTTCAAGACTATTACATTAGTAATATTTACGGCATTACAAAAGACAGTATTCTCTTCAAGCTTCATCATACAGAGAAAAGTGATCTTTTCATGATGATTTCAACATCAGGTGTTTGGTTGACCAAGGTAAAAATTGATCAAATAGAACCCAACAGACTTCTCAAAAGATTACGTAGTGATCTATTACGATTAAAATTAAAAAAGATTGAACAGATTGGTGCTGAAAGAATTGCATATTTTACGTTTGAAGGATTTGGAAAAGAATTTGTTCTAGTTGGAGAATTTTTTGGCGATGGGAATATTCTATTATGCAATAATGAAATGAAAATTCTTGCATTGCAGCATTCGATAGAAGTTAGACATCGTAAGTTAAGCGTAGGATTAGAATACGCGCAACCGCCAACTAGTGGACTAGATATCTTTAATCTCTCAGAATCAGATTTTGATGATCTAAAAACAACAGAATTAATTTGTGCTAAATGGTTTGGTCGAACTTTGGGCTTGCCAAAAAAATATGTTGAAGGAATTTTTGAAACTGCAAATGTTGATGGGAAAAAAATTGGTAATCTCTTAACAGTTGAAGAAATAAATAGAATTTTTGAAACTACAAAAAAAATTGTTTCAGACATAGTGTCAGGAAATCATGATCCAATAATAGTAAGAAATGAAAAAGTGGAAGTTCTTCCAATAAGATTAGGGAAAATAGAAGGAGAGATTACAAAAGCTAATAGCTTTATCGAAGGATTAGATACTGTATTTACTGAAAAAATTGTTGATAAAGGCAAGTCAATTCAGTCAAGTGGATCTGATAAAAAAATTAAAGAGCTTGAAACTCAAATTTCTGAACAAGAAAAAGCAATTGAAACAGTAAAAGAAAGATCAAAAAACATTACAAATGTAGCAAATTCTCTTTATCAAATGGTATCACAGGGAATAATATCAATAGAAGACAATTCTGCTCAGGATATTTTATCAGGTAATAATGCAAAGTTAATCACAGAAAAAGGAATTCCATTAATCGTAATTCAGGATGAAAAAATCAAAATAAATACCAAGGCTCCTCTTCAATCAATTGCTTCAGTATTATTCAATGAGGCAAAAAAACAATCAGGTGCAATAAAATCAATTGAGTCAATCAAAGAGAAAACTCTGAAAAAATTAGAAAAGCTTCAAAACAAAACAGAAGCTGAAAAAGATATCAGTATGATTTCAGAGATTAGAAAGAAAAATTGGTATGAAAGATATAGATGGTTCTTTACATCGGATGGCTTACTTACAATTGGTGGAAGAGATGCTGCATCAAATTCTGCTGTTGTTAGGAAACATTTGGTAAAAAATGACAAAATATTTCATGGTGATATTTTTGGTTCGCCTTTTTTCATTCTAAAAGAAGCTGAAAACGCCCCTGATAGGAGTATGAATGAAGTTGCACATGCCACTGTCTGCTTTAGTCGTGCATGGAAAGAAGGAATGTATGGTGTAAGTGCGTTTTGGGTTAATCCAGAACAGGTGAAAAAATCTGCTCCTAGTGGAGAATTTTTACCAAAAGGTTCCTTTACTATTGAAGGGCAAAGAAATTTTATCAAATCAGATACGCTCAAGCTTGCAGTGGGAATAATTCCACAAGATGATGATTATGTATTAACTTGTGGTCCACCAGAACCAATTAAAAAAAATTCTATTTGCTATGCAGTGATAGAACCACATGGGCTAGAGATGGCTGAGGCGGCAAAAAAAATACGTATTGAATTTTTGAAAATGCATGAAGAGATTGCAAGAAAAATTAATCTTGATGATTTTGTTCGTGTTTTGCCTTCAGGTAAAAGTCAGATTAAAGAGATATCTGTTGGAGATTTAGATATTAAGAAATTTACTGATACTGAATTAGATTAGAGTCAGTATCAAGAGATAATTTCATTCCAGTTTTAATAGATTCAAATTCTTCATTGCTAATTGTAACTAATGGAATATTTGCCAATGCACAACCAGTAGCTACGGTAAGATCTGCTTTCTGACATATCATGGCTAGAGGTGCAGAATTATTTGATTTGATGGAATAAATTGTATATGCACCAACACTGCTTCCAACTCCTGATGGAAATACAAGAATAACATCCTTGATTGATTCACCATAAAGATCATGATTATTGTCACTAATGATTCCAGTTTTTTTGTCAACGGTTCCAAGAAAATTTATGGGGTTTGTAGATTTTAAAACAGTTCCTTGAGCCTTGCCTGCAACTAGAACTTTCATCTTGTCTCATCTTGAATTATTTCTGATAAAGATTTTAGATTTACATCTACGCCGTTAGAATTTTTAAGATAAAATGCGCCCTTTATGCTATTTGTAGTAACTGCATCAACATTTTCTTTGTTTATCAAAGGAGTCAAGCACGTACAACAGTCAGAAAGAATTTCACATCCTGCACGCTCAAGTTCTGTTGTGTATCCAATTTTTTTTGCTTGCTCCTTTACAGTTCTAGGTAAAAATACCATACATCTTTTTTTAAAAGATCTTCCTTTTAGCATACTTGTAAGATCAGAAATCTCATCTAAACCCAATTGTGGACTACCGAGTGTGATTACATCACCTTTTTCTGCAGTGTTTAGCTCATCATGCACATTTTTCATCTCTTTTTCATCAAAATCTATTTTTTCACAATCAGAATCGCCTTCATCAAAAATGAATTTTGCACAAGTTCCTGATGTTCCCATCCCGCCACACATTGCTTTGCATTGTCTTTTATCCATCTCTGCAAGCCCTGAAATATTTACAGAAGTATCGCCAATTTTTCCTGCAAAAAATCCTAGCATCCCATATGTCAACTCGTTTGGATTTTTTACTTTCATGTTAATTGTAATGTTTGGTGAATCATCTTTTCTTAGTGAAGAGTATGGGCTTTTTCCAACGATTGCGCTTGCAAGTGCACTGAATGCGCTTTCTTTGTTTGTTTTTAGACTATCAAAAGAGTTTGCATGGATTGCAGCATTAGATTCTGCAAATGCGACTTGGGTTCCATCTTTTGGTATCTCAAAAATTTCATAAGGAATGCATGAAAATGAGGGGATGACACCCATTGTTTCATATGAGTTTTTAATAGAAAGCTGTTTTGAAATAAAATTTTCATCCAATCCATAATTTTTTACATTGTCTATATCAAATCCCATTGGGTTAAGAGTGGTTTTTACTGAAACTCTAGCAATCTTGCTAATATTAGATAGGAATTCCTCTCCCGCATCACCTATTGTATTGTAGTTTACACCCGAAAGATGAGCCCACTCAATTGGTATTAGTTTGTCAGCATCAGTTGCCTCACCTGTTGCAACTAAAATTCTGTATGCCATCTGCATAATTTCACCATGTTCACCTTTTAATGCAGATTCTTCTTCTCTGGTAAGCTCCATTGGTAAAGCTTTGTTACTACAGTTATAATACTTGTACGTAATTTTTAATTGAAAATGGAAAAAATTCTTCGCGGAATGACTGATACAATGAATTCTGTAAAGCCACCAAGAATTACTGCATTACAAGATCTTCATGATGCGGAGACCGGGCCTTTTAGTATTTTAATTGGAACAATACTTTCAGCTAGGACTAAAGATGAGGCTACAACAAAAGCAGTAAAAGCATTATTCTTAAAATATAAAAATCCAAAAGAACTTGCAAAGGCCAAAATTAAAGATGTAGAGAAAATAATAAAATCAATTGGGTTCTATCATGTAAAATCCAAAAGAATAATCGAAGTTGCAAGTATTATTGATAAAAAATACAAAGGAAAAGTTCCAGATGATTTAGATACTTTGGTGCAATTGCCAGGGGTTGGAAGAAAAACAGCTAATTGTGTATTGGTTTATGCATTTGAAAAACCCGCAATTCCAGTAGATATCCATGTTCATAGAATATCAAATAGATTAGGATTAGTAGATACCAAAAATCCCGAGGAGACAGAACAGGAATTGATGAAAAAAATTCAGAAAAAGTATTGGATTGATATTAATGATACATTTGTAATGTATGGACAAAATATTTGCAAACCAATATCACCAATGTGTAATGTATGTAAGATTAAAAAAAGTTGTAAATATTACAAAACTAAGAACGCTTCTTAGTTAGAAATAATACTCCTACAATTATTCCAACACCTGCTGCCATGTAAAATGGAAACATAGCAAATGCGTTCTTTGCAGGATCTCCAGAAAGAAATTCTATAATCATACTTCCAGAGTTTACAGCTGGTGGATCAGTAGAGCCTTCTTTTCCATATACTGAGTATGCGTCTATTGCAAATGTACCAATATCCAAATTAGTAACTACTATTCTTGCTCCATTATTGACTGTTAGTCCTGCCCTATCAGTATAGGATATTATAGATTTTGCTTGTGGATACCAACCTCTATCAAGATCCTTATGAACTACAATGTATCCTTCTTTTGGAGTTTGAACTGCAACCCAAAACTTGTTGTCAGGTTGAGATCCCATACCAACTTCAATAAATTCATCATGAGTCTCTTGATCATATAGTCTAAGAACTGCATTTCCATTTGGATTAGCATATAGTAAATTGTTATCAATAGTTACTTGCCAGCTAACAGCATGAACATCATCAAGAAATACTACTGGAGCTTCTCGCAATATTCGATTAAATTCATTTGAAGGAATATCTATTGTATCTATAAGTAATGATGGATTTGTTAATTCCTGTGCAAATGCAGGAGTTAAAGAAAATCCTAACAACAAAATTATGAATAGATACTTCACAAGCTAGAACAGACTTGATTGAATAAAAAGCTAATCAACAAATGGTTTTGGATGATCCAAAATCACTTTAGCAACTTCTGGTCGTAGAATAAATTCAGAAGGTGCTTGCCCATTTTGAATCATTTCTCTAAGTTTAGTTCCACTGATTTGCTCTTTATCATCATCTCCATGTGGACATGCTTTTGGGGTTGTATACGTTAGACATTTCCTGCAGTAGAAAAATGGTGGGAAAAATACTGGAGAAATTTCTAATTCAGGATAATCATCAAAGATTTTTTGTGCTGCAAATGGATCATAGAATTTTCCAACACCTGCGTGATCTCGTCCAATAATGATATGTGTGCATCCATAGTTTTGTCTCATAATTGCATGATGAATTGCCTCTTTTGGACCAGCATATTTCATTTCAGTGTGTAAAGTTCCAAGCATACATCTGTTTTCTGGATAGTATGATTTTATCATGGTTTCATAGCACTTGACAATAACCTCATCAACAAAGTCACCTGACTTTTTCTTTCCAATTATTGGATTAACAAATACGCCATCACGTGTAGTAATTGATGTTTTTTGCAGCATCTCATGTGCTACATGTGGTGGATTTCTGGTTTGAAATGCACAAATAGTCTTCCAGCCTGCCTTGACAAATGCTTCTCTAGTTTGATTTGGTGTTAGTCTATTGTTTCTAATTTCACTATCATTTGGTCTCTGAATATAGTCAATCTTTCCACCCACCAATTTATCTTTCATAGACATTGTCTTTGCAACACCTGGATGAGAATTATCATTTGTTCCATATACTCCCTGAACAGTTTTTTCCTTATCAAAAGAATAGATTTCATCAACGTGTAATACTGCAACTCCAACTCCGTCTGGATTTTTTAGCAATACGTCTTTTTCTTCTTTCATTTTAGATGCAGTTTGTTCATCTACATCGAGTACTATTGGAATAGTCCATGCTAGATCATTGGCCAATCTTCCTCGCGATACAACACTTTCAAAGTCTTGCTTTCCCAAAAATCCTTCAAGAGGACTAAATATCCCATCTGCAATATTTTCAACGTCATTTGCAAGATCTTCTGTAATTGTAATTGAGAATAATCCTGTGGTATCTACTTTGGTAATTCTGTTTACTAAAATTCCACCATGTGGTTTAATGGAGTTATCTTCTGACATAATATTCCTCTATTCAGGGTCTATATGAAGGCCACACTCTTTATTTCCTCCTTGTTCCCACCACCATCTTCCTGCACGAATGTCTTCTCCAGGTTTTATTGCTCTGGTACATGGCTCACATCCAATACTAGGATAACCCTTGTCAAGTAGACTGTTGTATGGTAAGTCGTTATTTTTGATATATTCTTGAATTTGATCCCAAGTCCAGTCAATTATCGGATTAATTTTTAGAATTCCACCATGTCCATGGTCTAGTTGAAACATTGTAACATTTTCTCTATTTTTTGTCTGCTCTCGTCTTAATCCTGTAATCCAGCCATCCAAAGTCTTTAGCATTTTGTTCATTGGGTGAACTTTGCGAATATCACAGCAAAGTTTCCTGTTCTCAATACTTTCATAGAACAAATTCATTCCTTTTTCTCTAACCATTTCTTCTACTTCTTTTGTATCAGGAAATAGAACTTCGATTGAAATGTTGTATTTTTTACTTACAATATCAATAATATCATAGGTTTCCTGGGGCAGTCTTCCTGTATCTAAAGTAAAGAATCGAAATTTTGGATTAATTTTTAGCATGATATCCATTAATACGGCATCTTCAGCACCAAAGCTGGAGGCTTTTGCAACTTTTGGATGAAGATTCTCAGAAACCCACTCAAGTGCGCCTTCTGTTGTATGAATATTAGAGTTTAAAGTATCTATTTGTTCTTGTGTAAATTGCACCACATTTTTACATAAAGTATTTGTTTTATATTGATTACCCGAAATTTTATCCTAAATTATAAACAAGTAGATTTCAATTTAAAAAATATGGATGAAATATCATATGTTATAGTTTTTCCAACTATTTTTTCAAAAAATAAAATCCCATTATTAATTACAAATATTAAAAAAATTTTAAAGATAAAAAAGCAGGAATTCAAATCTGTCAAACGAGATGATGACATAATTTTAGTTGATGCAAATGATCCTGTGTTTGCATCATCTGCAATCAATCTATTATTTGGAGTTGAAAAAATAGCAATTGCAAGACAGATAAAAAATGATTTTCAAAATATTATTTCAGAAATTACATCTATTGGTGGAAATCTACTACTAAAAGGCGAAAAATTTCTGGTTAAAGTTGAAGGAACCTCTAAAGGATTTCTTACAAAGGATGTTGAAATTGCTACAACATCAAGTATTATTGAAAAGAAACAAAATCTTGGTGCACATCCTGGAACTGATGAAAATTATGACAAATTACTATATTCATATTTAACAAAAAATAATGCATACATCTGTATTTTCTCAGACAAAGGTAATGGTGGTATTCCAAATGAAATACAAAAGGAGAAAACAATTTGTGCAGTATATGACGAATTATCTGCTGTATCATGTTTTGAAACCATTAAACAAGGAAATGATGTAAAGATAATAGTTTGTTACAGACAAAAATCTGAATTGATGAATCTAGCTAAAATCATTAATCAAATTTTACCAAGGCTTGCACAAGATAATGTGGAATTAGAGTTCTTTGAATTAAAAATCAAACCAACTGGAATTAAAAACTATTTGATTTATATAAATTCAATTTTACAAATAATGCTGCAGTATACAAACACCCGCATTTCAATAGCATTATCACCCTTGATATTTTCTTCAAATTTTATTGATAATTCACTAAAACAGATATTTGAAAAAAAGAAAATTCCAATAATGCCACTTGCAGGAGTAGATTCCAGATTATTTAATGATGCAAAAGAGATTGGTCTAGAAAGGAATTTGAAAAAACTAGAAAAGATAATCCCCATTACCACAGATGAAGTTCCAATTTACGCAAAAAAAGAAGTAGAATCTTGCTTTAAAACAAAGAAAATCATTTCAATTAAAGTGGGACCTAACAATGTTCACGATATTCTAGATTCATTTGAAGAGAACCACTGAGAATTTAAACGGCATAATTGGTTTTATGTCATGCTCAAAATAGGAGAATTCATCTATCCCTGGGGAAGCGGTCATTATTCAAGAATGATGAGACTAAATCAAGTACTCGAAGATCATATAAAAGAAAAATTTGAAGTTCATTTTTCAAGTAAAGATCATGTTTATGAAAAATTATTGAAGAAATTTCCAGATCAAAAAGAGAAAATTCATGAGATTCTGATGCCAACTCCAATTGATGGAAAATTTGGTCCGAGTGTAACAATGTCTTTAATGAATCTATTATTACCAATTTCAAAAAACCCACCACTCGTAAGACAAATTGCAAATTATTTGAGAGAGGAAAGAAAACTCTACAATAAAGAAAAATTTGATTTGGTAATTAATGATGGAGATATGGGATCAAATATCTTAGCAAAAAATAGAAACATTCCAAGTTTATTTGTAACAAATCAATTTAGACCAAAACTATACAATTCAAGAGCATATCTTTATCCATCATTAATTTTTGTTGCAAAACAAATTGCAAAAGCTACAAAAATTCTAGTTGCAGATTCCCCACCACCATATACAATGTGTGAGTATAATCTAAATTTCATTAGTGAAGTCAAAGATAAAGTAATCTATGTAGGTCATTTTACTGGTAATAAAATTCTAAATGAGGAAAAAACTGATCTTGAAAAGCTAGTTGAGAATAGTGAATTTGGATATTGGATGAGAACTGGAAACAAATCTGCAAATGATGGAACTGGTCAGAGATATGAAAAAGTTTTTCAACAAAAAGAGATGAAAAATGAAAAAAGAATTATCTCACATGCAAGAAATGAATCAGATATAGATTCTGTAACAGCTAAAAATGGCAAGAAATATTCAATTATAGAAGCACTAGATAAAAAAATTGATTGGATACAAATTGATATTGGTTTTCTATCTGAGAATCAAAAAGATACAATACTGAATTTATGTAAATATGCAGTAGTTAATGGTTCACATACTGTAATGGGTGAAATAATGGGCGGAAAATCAAAACCAATTATCGGGATTCCAATTCATGATGAACATACAAACAACATTTTATGGGCACAAGAAAAGAATTTAGGAATTCTGGCTACTAAAACATCGCATGTAATTGATGCAATTTCCAAAATTAAGAATGATTATCAAGTATTTGAGGGGCATTTGAATGAATTCTCAAAAAATTTCGTTCCTAATGGAGCAGAAAACTCAGCAAGGATTGCAGCTGAAATGCTAGAAGAAAAGAGATAATAGATTATTTTAAGAATTTTGCTCATCTGGCACGCGGGATTTCGATGGGCGAACGGACCGCAAGGGATGATGAAAAA
It contains:
- the cobM gene encoding precorrin-4 C(11)-methyltransferase: MSDVFFVGCGPGDPELITVKAKKLIQKADVVVYSGSLIPEPILKLCKKGKLFDAAKLVREEIFDLLYKNAIKDKLVVRLHDGDPSIYGAIKEQIDNLEKKGIKSTVVPGVTAFLASAAALGTQLTLPGVTQTIIVTRAESRTKVPKRERISELSKHKATLIFYLSVHLLSKLAKEAIEGGYKKTTPVAVVYRASWKDQKIVKATLQDIAKKVKDEKITRTAIVIISDVIDPETYEYSKLYDKSFSHGYRKKK
- the cobI gene encoding precorrin-2 C(20)-methyltransferase codes for the protein MPGLIGIGVGPGDPELLTVKAVNAINNADIIMCPASNQDRPSIALSVVSSLIDKSKNQEIIKLIFPMTKDKDILEQTWKKNAKIMAETVLSGKNVVYLTVGDPFLYSTWIYMHKDLKENYPDMDISVIPGIVSMFTFAAKVGVSVAEGAEKVAIIPSCYDLSSVKEIAKNSESMIFLKDGRYFDQVIQVLKESGFPDNSIFAIGQDLGTDKEIIRKLTLGEVNDDTLTTKYFSILVVKRV
- the cbiT gene encoding precorrin-6Y C5,15-methyltransferase (decarboxylating) subunit CbiT, producing MWDFKTPGIPDENFERTEKVPITKEEVRTIQISKARLKPGQTVYDIGCGSGSISVEAGLQVESSGKVLAIDHDENAIELTKKNIQKFGLSNISVIFGDAKEKIQDLEPADVIIIGGTGGDTRDIVELSENKLKSGGRIVIGIILIETLYSVLQILDKLQFKSIDITQVTISKSRKTTTGTMMLARNPVTIISATRV
- the rqcH gene encoding ribosome rescue protein RqcH, which codes for MTLSGIELRYLVNQISEQVQDYYISNIYGITKDSILFKLHHTEKSDLFMMISTSGVWLTKVKIDQIEPNRLLKRLRSDLLRLKLKKIEQIGAERIAYFTFEGFGKEFVLVGEFFGDGNILLCNNEMKILALQHSIEVRHRKLSVGLEYAQPPTSGLDIFNLSESDFDDLKTTELICAKWFGRTLGLPKKYVEGIFETANVDGKKIGNLLTVEEINRIFETTKKIVSDIVSGNHDPIIVRNEKVEVLPIRLGKIEGEITKANSFIEGLDTVFTEKIVDKGKSIQSSGSDKKIKELETQISEQEKAIETVKERSKNITNVANSLYQMVSQGIISIEDNSAQDILSGNNAKLITEKGIPLIVIQDEKIKINTKAPLQSIASVLFNEAKKQSGAIKSIESIKEKTLKKLEKLQNKTEAEKDISMISEIRKKNWYERYRWFFTSDGLLTIGGRDAASNSAVVRKHLVKNDKIFHGDIFGSPFFILKEAENAPDRSMNEVAHATVCFSRAWKEGMYGVSAFWVNPEQVKKSAPSGEFLPKGSFTIEGQRNFIKSDTLKLAVGIIPQDDDYVLTCGPPEPIKKNSICYAVIEPHGLEMAEAAKKIRIEFLKMHEEIARKINLDDFVRVLPSGKSQIKEISVGDLDIKKFTDTELD
- a CDS encoding aconitase X swivel domain-containing protein, translated to MKVLVAGKAQGTVLKSTNPINFLGTVDKKTGIISDNNHDLYGESIKDVILVFPSGVGSSVGAYTIYSIKSNNSAPLAMICQKADLTVATGCALANIPLVTISNEEFESIKTGMKLSLDTDSNLIQYQ
- a CDS encoding aconitase X translates to MELTREEESALKGEHGEIMQMAYRILVATGEATDADKLIPIEWAHLSGVNYNTIGDAGEEFLSNISKIARVSVKTTLNPMGFDIDNVKNYGLDENFISKQLSIKNSYETMGVIPSFSCIPYEIFEIPKDGTQVAFAESNAAIHANSFDSLKTNKESAFSALASAIVGKSPYSSLRKDDSPNITINMKVKNPNELTYGMLGFFAGKIGDTSVNISGLAEMDKRQCKAMCGGMGTSGTCAKFIFDEGDSDCEKIDFDEKEMKNVHDELNTAEKGDVITLGSPQLGLDEISDLTSMLKGRSFKKRCMVFLPRTVKEQAKKIGYTTELERAGCEILSDCCTCLTPLINKENVDAVTTNSIKGAFYLKNSNGVDVNLKSLSEIIQDETR
- a CDS encoding endonuclease III domain-containing protein produces the protein MEKILRGMTDTMNSVKPPRITALQDLHDAETGPFSILIGTILSARTKDEATTKAVKALFLKYKNPKELAKAKIKDVEKIIKSIGFYHVKSKRIIEVASIIDKKYKGKVPDDLDTLVQLPGVGRKTANCVLVYAFEKPAIPVDIHVHRISNRLGLVDTKNPEETEQELMKKIQKKYWIDINDTFVMYGQNICKPISPMCNVCKIKKSCKYYKTKNAS
- the sat gene encoding sulfate adenylyltransferase, producing the protein MSEDNSIKPHGGILVNRITKVDTTGLFSITITEDLANDVENIADGIFSPLEGFLGKQDFESVVSRGRLANDLAWTIPIVLDVDEQTASKMKEEKDVLLKNPDGVGVAVLHVDEIYSFDKEKTVQGVYGTNDNSHPGVAKTMSMKDKLVGGKIDYIQRPNDSEIRNNRLTPNQTREAFVKAGWKTICAFQTRNPPHVAHEMLQKTSITTRDGVFVNPIIGKKKSGDFVDEVIVKCYETMIKSYYPENRCMLGTLHTEMKYAGPKEAIHHAIMRQNYGCTHIIIGRDHAGVGKFYDPFAAQKIFDDYPELEISPVFFPPFFYCRKCLTYTTPKACPHGDDDKEQISGTKLREMIQNGQAPSEFILRPEVAKVILDHPKPFVD
- a CDS encoding phosphoadenylyl-sulfate reductase, whose product is MVQFTQEQIDTLNSNIHTTEGALEWVSENLHPKVAKASSFGAEDAVLMDIMLKINPKFRFFTLDTGRLPQETYDIIDIVSKKYNISIEVLFPDTKEVEEMVREKGMNLFYESIENRKLCCDIRKVHPMNKMLKTLDGWITGLRREQTKNRENVTMFQLDHGHGGILKINPIIDWTWDQIQEYIKNNDLPYNSLLDKGYPSIGCEPCTRAIKPGEDIRAGRWWWEQGGNKECGLHIDPE
- a CDS encoding THUMP domain-containing protein — translated: MDEISYVIVFPTIFSKNKIPLLITNIKKILKIKKQEFKSVKRDDDIILVDANDPVFASSAINLLFGVEKIAIARQIKNDFQNIISEITSIGGNLLLKGEKFLVKVEGTSKGFLTKDVEIATTSSIIEKKQNLGAHPGTDENYDKLLYSYLTKNNAYICIFSDKGNGGIPNEIQKEKTICAVYDELSAVSCFETIKQGNDVKIIVCYRQKSELMNLAKIINQILPRLAQDNVELEFFELKIKPTGIKNYLIYINSILQIMLQYTNTRISIALSPLIFSSNFIDNSLKQIFEKKKIPIMPLAGVDSRLFNDAKEIGLERNLKKLEKIIPITTDEVPIYAKKEVESCFKTKKIISIKVGPNNVHDILDSFEENH